One part of the Cystobacter ferrugineus genome encodes these proteins:
- the nla6 gene encoding enhancer binding protein Nla6: MGSARILAVDDERDSCEALAEMLTAWGHKVETAFDAHEALRKAGEFRPDVVLSDLAMPETDGLGLLRTLRDELPDCPVVLLTGHGTIDAAVAAIREGAYDFIVKPVDTARLKVCIDRALEKKETMREVQGLRRRLKQLGATDFIGQSAVMRKVFDLIEKVAPSKASVAISGESGTGKEVVARSIHNLSQRRDKPFVAINCASIPATLIESEIFGHEKGAFTGADQRRPGVFELAHGGTLFLDELGEIPIELQAKLLRVLEEGRLRRLGGKVELEVDVRVLCATNRDLKKEIEAKRFREDLYFRLNVFQIHLPPLRERRDDVPILVQHFVEKFRGDSAKRVTGVHPDAMETLKNHDWPGNIRELRNAVERAVILCDGELIMREHLPPDMAGKSPERHTFRLPYGLSLDAVEREYILGSLQRNSNNKARTAEILGVSEKTLYNKLNRYAAEARQAKGGEGNTLSSGHGGSLINNGPEFR, encoded by the coding sequence GTGGGCAGCGCGCGAATTCTGGCCGTGGACGACGAGCGCGATTCATGTGAGGCGCTGGCGGAGATGTTGACCGCCTGGGGTCACAAGGTGGAGACCGCCTTCGACGCACATGAGGCCTTGCGCAAGGCGGGTGAGTTCCGTCCGGACGTGGTGTTGTCGGACCTGGCGATGCCGGAGACGGACGGTCTGGGGCTGTTGCGCACGCTGCGCGACGAGCTGCCGGACTGCCCGGTGGTGCTGCTCACCGGCCACGGCACCATCGACGCCGCGGTGGCGGCCATCCGCGAGGGCGCCTATGACTTCATCGTCAAGCCGGTGGACACCGCGCGCCTCAAGGTCTGCATCGATCGCGCGCTGGAGAAGAAGGAGACGATGCGCGAGGTGCAGGGCCTGCGCCGGCGCCTCAAGCAACTGGGCGCCACGGACTTCATCGGCCAGTCGGCGGTGATGCGCAAGGTGTTCGATCTCATCGAGAAGGTGGCCCCCTCCAAGGCGAGCGTGGCCATCTCCGGTGAGTCCGGCACGGGCAAGGAAGTGGTGGCGCGCTCCATCCACAACCTGTCGCAGCGGCGCGACAAGCCCTTCGTGGCCATCAACTGCGCCTCCATCCCCGCCACCCTCATCGAGTCGGAGATCTTCGGCCACGAGAAGGGCGCCTTCACCGGCGCGGATCAGCGCCGCCCCGGCGTGTTCGAGCTCGCCCACGGTGGCACGCTCTTCCTGGACGAGTTGGGCGAAATCCCCATCGAGCTGCAGGCCAAGCTCTTGCGCGTGCTGGAAGAGGGCAGGCTGCGCCGGCTGGGCGGCAAGGTGGAGCTCGAGGTGGACGTGCGCGTGCTGTGCGCCACCAACCGCGATCTCAAGAAGGAGATCGAGGCCAAGCGCTTCCGCGAGGATCTCTACTTCCGCCTCAACGTCTTCCAGATCCACCTGCCGCCGCTGCGCGAGCGCCGGGACGACGTGCCCATCCTCGTGCAGCACTTCGTGGAGAAGTTCCGTGGGGACTCGGCCAAGCGCGTGACGGGCGTGCACCCGGACGCCATGGAGACGCTCAAGAACCACGACTGGCCGGGCAACATCCGCGAGCTGCGCAACGCCGTGGAGCGCGCCGTCATCCTCTGCGATGGCGAGCTCATCATGCGCGAGCACCTGCCGCCCGACATGGCCGGCAAGAGCCCCGAGCGCCACACCTTCCGGCTGCCCTACGGGCTGTCGCTCGACGCGGTGGAGCGCGAGTACATCCTCGGCAGCCTCCAGCGCAACAGCAACAACAAGGCGCGCACGGCGGAGATCCTCGGGGTGAGTGAGAAGACGCTCTACAACAAGCTCAACCGCTACGCGGCCGAGGCCCGCCAGGCCAAGGGCGGGGAGGGCAATACCCTGTCGTCGGGCCATGGCGGCTCGCTCATCAACAACGGCCCCGAGTTCCGCTGA
- a CDS encoding histidine kinase dimerization/phospho-acceptor domain-containing protein, with product MINSTAANSGAPPVREVTDTVVDAARYSTVPSLMDSLLHDVRNPLNAMSIHLEVLTEKLKVDGQVPPSQEKNLKSMREQIQRVDGILRRFAEFIVSRPGGAGEADLSETVTRAMEVLSHESRKRRLQVRPSLAPGVRARLADIGELGFLVVQALTRAYGRSETGHEVTVAVRSEDAKAVFEVVDANAAGTVEGSEASAALELRCAQLGVELHLLAGTCRLTFPLA from the coding sequence GTGATCAACTCCACGGCTGCGAATAGCGGCGCGCCCCCGGTGCGCGAAGTGACGGATACGGTGGTGGATGCCGCGCGTTACAGCACGGTGCCCTCCCTGATGGACAGCCTGCTGCACGATGTGCGCAATCCCTTGAATGCGATGTCCATCCACCTGGAGGTGTTGACCGAGAAGCTCAAGGTCGACGGCCAGGTGCCCCCCTCGCAAGAGAAGAACCTCAAGTCCATGCGTGAACAGATTCAGCGCGTGGACGGCATTCTGCGGCGTTTCGCGGAGTTCATCGTGAGCCGCCCCGGGGGGGCCGGGGAGGCGGACCTGTCGGAGACGGTGACACGTGCCATGGAGGTCCTGTCGCATGAGAGCCGCAAGCGTCGGCTCCAGGTGCGCCCCTCGCTCGCGCCCGGGGTCCGGGCGCGGCTGGCGGACATCGGGGAGCTGGGCTTCCTCGTGGTGCAGGCGCTGACGCGGGCCTATGGCCGCTCGGAAACGGGGCACGAGGTCACGGTGGCGGTCCGTAGTGAGGACGCCAAGGCGGTGTTCGAGGTGGTGGACGCGAACGCCGCCGGGACGGTGGAGGGCAGTGAGGCCTCGGCCGCCCTGGAATTGCGGTGTGCGCAGCTCGGCGTGGAGCTGCATCTGCTGGCAGGCACCTGCCGGTTGACCTTCCCGCTCGCCTGA